A stretch of the Anaeromyxobacter sp. genome encodes the following:
- a CDS encoding response regulator translates to MSQPPTGPVSPRAPPEASRSLEALRSLVEATTGTGQGFLEALVVNLTRSLGVKHALVGELSDEDPTRSRVLAVAWDGVLGAPFTYLLDGTPCERALSAGELAYYPSGVADLFPRDEALARKGIQAYMGCPLLGPGGKRLGILVVLHDQPLEEATEPRTILTIFANRAAAELAALRSEDRLRDREATLRYALAAARMATFDWEPEAGRSAWSDGAAGLLGLPPGGFDGSLEALAAALVPEDRPALAECATAAAEGLKDTLELEYRVRTPDGGERWLQHRGRVALGPDGRAARISGVLADVTERRRLEASLQHAQKLDAVGRLAGGIAHDFNNLLTVIRSYAELAEEELRDLPQALELVTPIREAAERASGLTRQLLSFARRQVLSPRVIEPAALVRELGKLLRRLLGEQVQLELDLPDGAWPVRIDPGQLEQVLVNLAVNARDAMPGGGTLRVGLAAQALGQAEAAPRLVPPGDYLAFRVHDTGAGMDEATVAQAFEPFFTTKGPDRGTGLGLATCHGIVTQAGGAIWLDSQPGRGATVTFLLPRHTGPVGQEPARPPPAAGGAEVLLVVEDEEAVRAVAARALGLLGYRVLVARDGEEALLVAAAAGRLDLLVTDLVLPRLDGHQLARRLLEARPGLRVLYTSGYSDQAPSAAAGAFLQKPYTPGELGRAVRGALQGAAPPDGQRG, encoded by the coding sequence GTGTCCCAGCCTCCCACCGGTCCGGTCTCACCGCGCGCGCCGCCCGAGGCCTCCCGCTCGCTGGAGGCGCTGCGCTCGCTGGTGGAGGCCACCACCGGCACCGGCCAGGGCTTCCTGGAGGCGCTGGTCGTCAACCTGACCCGGTCGCTCGGCGTGAAGCACGCCCTGGTGGGCGAGCTGAGCGACGAGGACCCGACCCGCTCGCGGGTGCTGGCGGTGGCCTGGGACGGCGTGCTGGGCGCGCCCTTCACCTACCTGCTCGACGGCACCCCGTGCGAGCGGGCGCTCTCGGCCGGCGAGCTGGCCTACTACCCGTCCGGCGTGGCGGACCTGTTCCCCCGCGACGAGGCGCTGGCCCGCAAGGGCATCCAGGCCTACATGGGCTGCCCGCTGCTCGGGCCGGGGGGCAAGCGGCTGGGGATCCTGGTGGTGCTGCACGACCAGCCGCTCGAGGAGGCCACCGAGCCGCGCACCATCCTCACCATCTTCGCCAACCGCGCGGCCGCCGAGCTGGCGGCGCTGCGCAGCGAGGACCGGCTGCGCGACCGCGAGGCCACGCTGCGCTACGCCCTGGCCGCGGCCCGCATGGCCACCTTCGACTGGGAGCCCGAGGCGGGGCGGAGCGCCTGGTCGGATGGGGCCGCCGGCCTGCTGGGGCTGCCGCCGGGTGGCTTCGACGGCTCGCTGGAGGCCCTGGCGGCGGCGCTGGTGCCGGAGGACCGGCCCGCCCTGGCCGAGTGCGCCACGGCCGCCGCCGAGGGGCTCAAGGACACCCTCGAGCTGGAGTACCGGGTGAGGACGCCGGACGGGGGGGAGCGCTGGCTGCAGCACCGCGGCCGGGTGGCGCTCGGGCCGGACGGCCGGGCCGCCCGCATCTCTGGCGTGCTGGCGGACGTCACCGAGCGGCGCCGGCTCGAGGCCAGCCTGCAGCACGCGCAGAAGCTGGACGCGGTGGGGCGGCTGGCCGGCGGCATCGCCCACGACTTCAACAACCTGCTCACCGTCATCCGCAGCTACGCCGAGCTCGCCGAGGAGGAGCTGCGGGACCTGCCGCAGGCCCTGGAGCTGGTGACCCCCATCCGCGAGGCGGCGGAGCGCGCCTCGGGGCTGACGCGCCAGCTCCTCTCCTTCGCCCGGCGGCAGGTGCTGTCACCCCGGGTGATCGAGCCCGCGGCGCTGGTGCGCGAGCTCGGCAAGCTGCTGCGCCGCCTGCTGGGCGAGCAGGTGCAGCTGGAGCTGGACCTGCCGGACGGCGCCTGGCCGGTGCGCATCGACCCCGGCCAGCTCGAGCAGGTGCTGGTCAACCTGGCGGTCAACGCCCGCGACGCCATGCCGGGCGGCGGCACCCTGCGGGTCGGGCTGGCGGCGCAGGCCCTGGGCCAGGCGGAGGCCGCGCCGCGCCTGGTCCCGCCGGGGGACTACCTGGCCTTCCGGGTGCACGACACCGGCGCCGGCATGGACGAGGCGACGGTGGCGCAGGCCTTCGAGCCCTTCTTCACCACCAAGGGGCCGGACCGCGGCACCGGCCTCGGCCTGGCCACCTGCCACGGCATCGTCACCCAGGCGGGCGGGGCCATCTGGCTCGACTCCCAGCCAGGCCGCGGCGCCACCGTCACCTTCCTGCTGCCGCGCCACACCGGGCCGGTGGGCCAGGAGCCGGCGCGGCCGCCCCCCGCCGCCGGCGGGGCGGAGGTGCTGCTGGTGGTCGAGGACGAGGAGGCGGTGCGCGCCGTGGCGGCGCGGGCGCTCGGCCTGCTCGGCTACCGGGTGCTGGTGGCCCGCGACGGCGAGGAGGCCCTGCTGGTGGCCGCCGCCGCCGGCCGCCTCGACCTCCTGGTCACCGACCTGGTGCTGCCGCGCCTCGACGGCCACCAGCTGGCGCGGCGGCTGCTGGAGGCGCGCCCCGGGCTGCGCGTGCTCTACACCTCCGGCTACTCGGACCAGGCGCCCAGCGCCGCCGCCGGGGCCTTCCTGCAGAAGCCCTACACGCCCGGCGAGCTGGGCCGGGCCGTGCGGGGGGCGCTGCAGGGCGCGGCGCCGCCGGACGGCCAGCGGGGGTGA
- the cls gene encoding cardiolipin synthase, with amino-acid sequence MDLPALLAAPAFLWTLEALWVAGVTLWLLSDRRSPAATLAWIMVLAWLPGVGVPVYLLLGPRRLRRRHGRRALARRLAEPLRAGLEAAEARVAPERRGLIALARSLDALPPQTARSLALFTDGDATFDAMVADIGAARDHVHLELYIFEPDASGARVRDALIERARAGVAVRLLVDAAGSAGLTDRFLAPLRAAGGEVARFNPAFGRFGAARLFNFRSHRKVLVVDGQVGFTGGVNVSDDHSRRARGRAAWRDTQLRLEGNAVHGLQVTFLEDWTFCTGRGVPGGEAGRARWFPVGPQGPETVQILASGPDQAVPALAPFLHAALGAAQRRAWLTSPYFVPDEPLQAALAAAARRGVDVRLLLPRRTDSRLVDAAALTYLDALADAGVRVAHHGPPMIHAKTAVFDDDLALVGTANLDARSLKLNFEVTAVVYGGPLPGRLAALFEADLAHATPRRDRERASPWHRRLLGSAARLLASQL; translated from the coding sequence GTGGACCTCCCCGCCCTGCTCGCCGCACCGGCCTTCCTGTGGACCCTGGAGGCCCTCTGGGTGGCCGGCGTCACGCTCTGGCTGCTGTCCGACCGCCGCTCGCCGGCGGCCACCCTGGCCTGGATCATGGTGCTGGCCTGGCTGCCCGGCGTGGGCGTGCCGGTCTACCTGCTCCTCGGGCCGCGCCGGCTGCGGCGCCGCCACGGCCGGCGGGCCCTGGCGCGCCGCCTGGCCGAGCCCCTGCGGGCCGGGCTCGAGGCGGCCGAGGCCCGGGTGGCGCCGGAGCGGCGCGGGCTCATCGCGCTGGCCCGCTCGCTCGACGCGCTGCCGCCGCAGACGGCCCGGTCCCTGGCGCTCTTCACCGACGGCGACGCCACCTTCGACGCCATGGTGGCGGACATCGGGGCGGCGCGCGACCACGTCCACCTGGAGCTCTACATCTTCGAGCCGGACGCCAGCGGCGCCCGGGTGCGAGACGCCCTGATCGAGCGGGCCCGGGCCGGCGTGGCGGTGCGCCTGCTGGTGGACGCCGCCGGCTCGGCCGGCCTGACCGATCGGTTCCTGGCCCCGCTGCGCGCCGCCGGCGGCGAGGTGGCCCGCTTCAACCCGGCCTTCGGGCGGTTCGGCGCGGCCCGCCTCTTCAACTTCCGCTCCCACCGCAAGGTGCTGGTGGTGGACGGGCAGGTGGGCTTCACCGGCGGCGTCAACGTGAGCGACGACCACAGCCGCCGCGCCCGCGGGCGGGCCGCCTGGCGCGACACCCAGCTGCGCCTGGAGGGGAACGCCGTCCACGGCCTGCAGGTCACCTTCCTGGAGGACTGGACCTTCTGCACGGGGCGCGGCGTGCCGGGCGGCGAGGCCGGGCGGGCCCGCTGGTTCCCGGTCGGCCCCCAGGGGCCCGAGACCGTGCAGATCCTGGCCTCGGGGCCGGACCAGGCCGTGCCGGCGCTCGCCCCCTTCCTGCACGCGGCGCTCGGGGCGGCCCAGCGGCGCGCCTGGCTGACCTCGCCCTACTTCGTGCCCGACGAGCCGCTCCAGGCGGCGCTGGCCGCGGCCGCCCGCCGCGGCGTCGACGTGCGCCTGCTCCTGCCCCGGCGCACCGACTCGCGCCTGGTGGACGCCGCGGCCCTCACCTACCTCGACGCGCTGGCCGACGCCGGCGTCCGCGTGGCCCACCACGGCCCCCCCATGATCCACGCCAAGACCGCGGTCTTCGACGACGACCTGGCGCTGGTGGGCACCGCCAACCTCGACGCCCGCAGCCTCAAGCTCAACTTCGAGGTGACCGCGGTGGTCTACGGCGGACCGCTCCCGGGCCGCCTGGCGGCGCTCTTCGAGGCCGACCTGGCGCACGCCACGCCTCGCCGCGACCGGGAGCGGGCCTCGCCGTGGCACCGGCGCCTGCTGGGCTCGGCGGCCAGGCTGCTGGCGTCGCAGCTGTGA
- a CDS encoding PAS domain S-box protein: MVPPSTPGRAEPASVPPAGTAEGLSEVRRQEALLKTGALQDAILNSANFSSIATDEKGVIQIFNVGAERMLGYTVADVLNRITPADISDPQELIARAGALSLELGTTITPGFEALVFKASRGIEDIYELTYIRKDGSRFPAVVSVTALRDAQDAVIGYLLIGTDNTARKQAEEALLKAGALQSAIFNSANFSSIATDAKGVIQIFNVGAERMLGYAAADVMNKITPADISDPQEVIARAKALSVELSTPITPGFEALVFKASRGIEDIYELTYIRQDGSRFPAIVSVTALRDAAGGIIGYLLIGTDNTARKQIEAEQEKLAQRLRDHQFYTRSLFEANLDALITTDPAGIVTDVNKQMEALTGCTRDELIGAPFARHFTDPERARAGIKLVLSEKSVTDYELTASARDGRETAVSTNATTFYDRDRTLQGVFVAARDVTERKRLDVVLQDKNAELENARVVAEKANLAKSEFLSRMSHELRSPLNAILGFAQLLGSDTPPATPAQQGSIDQILHAGWYLLELINEILDLAVIESGRLSLSVEPVALAEVLLECQALLEQQAQKRGLVLDFPEPDGPRFVLADRTRLKQVLINLLSNAIKYNQPGGAVVLDLQGSAGGRTRINVRDTGEGLDPEKLAQLFQPFNRLGQEGSAEEGTGIGLVVSKLLVELMGGAIGVESVRGAGSTFWFELASADGPQLPSEQAGPAEAPAHRALAGGAAPPRTLLYVEDNTANLALVEQLMARRPDMRLVSALDGTRGIEAARAARPDVILMDINLPGLSGLQVLRILQDDPVTAHIPVLAISANAMPADIKKGLDAGFLRYLTKPIKLAEFLEAMDAALVGATAGPGAGAAGARLP; this comes from the coding sequence ATGGTTCCTCCCTCGACTCCCGGGCGCGCCGAACCGGCCTCCGTCCCCCCCGCCGGCACGGCCGAGGGGCTCAGCGAGGTGCGGCGCCAGGAGGCCCTGCTCAAGACCGGGGCCCTGCAGGACGCCATCCTCAACAGCGCCAACTTCTCCAGCATCGCCACCGACGAGAAGGGCGTCATCCAGATCTTCAACGTCGGCGCCGAGCGCATGCTCGGCTACACGGTGGCCGACGTCCTCAACCGCATCACGCCGGCCGACATCTCGGACCCGCAGGAGCTGATCGCCCGGGCCGGCGCCCTCAGCCTGGAGCTGGGCACCACCATCACGCCGGGCTTCGAGGCCCTGGTCTTCAAGGCCTCGCGCGGCATCGAGGACATCTACGAGCTGACCTACATCCGCAAGGACGGCAGCCGCTTCCCGGCGGTGGTCTCGGTGACCGCCCTGCGGGACGCCCAGGACGCCGTCATCGGCTACCTGCTCATCGGCACCGACAACACCGCCCGCAAGCAGGCGGAGGAGGCGCTGCTCAAGGCCGGGGCCCTGCAGAGCGCCATCTTCAACAGCGCCAACTTCTCCAGCATCGCCACCGACGCCAAGGGGGTCATCCAGATCTTCAACGTGGGCGCCGAGCGCATGCTCGGCTACGCCGCCGCCGACGTGATGAACAAGATCACCCCGGCCGACATCTCGGATCCACAGGAGGTCATCGCCCGCGCCAAGGCGCTCAGCGTGGAGCTCTCCACGCCCATCACCCCGGGCTTCGAGGCCCTGGTGTTCAAGGCCTCGCGCGGCATCGAGGACATCTACGAGCTGACCTACATCCGCCAGGACGGCAGCCGCTTCCCGGCCATCGTGTCGGTCACGGCGCTGCGCGACGCCGCCGGCGGCATCATCGGCTACCTGCTGATCGGCACCGACAACACCGCCCGCAAGCAGATCGAGGCCGAGCAGGAGAAGCTGGCCCAGCGCCTGCGCGACCACCAGTTCTACACGCGCTCGCTCTTCGAGGCCAACCTCGACGCGCTCATCACCACCGACCCGGCCGGCATCGTCACCGACGTCAACAAGCAGATGGAGGCGCTCACCGGCTGCACCCGCGACGAGCTGATCGGCGCCCCCTTCGCGCGCCACTTCACCGACCCGGAGCGGGCCCGGGCCGGCATCAAGCTGGTGCTCAGCGAGAAGTCGGTCACCGACTACGAGCTCACCGCCAGCGCCCGGGACGGGCGGGAGACGGCGGTCTCCACCAACGCCACCACCTTCTACGACCGCGACCGGACGCTGCAGGGGGTCTTCGTGGCGGCCCGCGACGTCACCGAGCGCAAGCGGCTGGACGTGGTGCTGCAGGACAAGAACGCCGAGCTGGAGAACGCCCGGGTGGTGGCCGAGAAGGCCAACCTGGCCAAGTCCGAGTTCCTCTCGCGCATGAGCCACGAGCTGCGCTCTCCGCTCAACGCCATCCTGGGCTTCGCCCAGCTGCTGGGCTCCGACACCCCCCCGGCCACCCCCGCCCAGCAGGGCAGCATCGACCAGATCCTGCACGCCGGCTGGTACCTGCTGGAGCTCATCAACGAGATCCTCGACCTGGCGGTCATCGAGTCCGGCCGGCTCTCGCTGTCGGTGGAGCCGGTGGCGCTGGCCGAGGTGCTGCTGGAGTGCCAGGCCCTGCTGGAGCAGCAGGCCCAGAAGCGCGGCCTGGTGCTGGACTTCCCCGAGCCCGACGGCCCGCGCTTCGTCCTGGCCGATCGGACCCGGCTCAAGCAGGTGCTCATCAACCTCCTCTCCAACGCCATCAAGTACAACCAGCCGGGGGGCGCGGTGGTGCTGGACCTGCAGGGCAGCGCCGGGGGGCGCACCCGCATCAACGTGCGCGACACCGGCGAGGGCCTGGACCCCGAGAAGCTGGCGCAGCTCTTCCAGCCCTTCAACCGGCTCGGGCAGGAGGGCAGCGCCGAGGAGGGCACCGGCATCGGCCTGGTGGTGAGCAAGCTGCTGGTGGAGCTGATGGGCGGCGCCATCGGCGTCGAGAGCGTCCGCGGGGCGGGCAGCACCTTCTGGTTCGAGCTGGCCTCGGCGGACGGGCCGCAGCTGCCGTCCGAGCAGGCCGGGCCGGCGGAGGCGCCGGCGCACCGGGCCCTGGCCGGCGGCGCCGCGCCGCCCCGCACGCTGCTCTACGTGGAGGACAACACCGCCAACCTGGCGCTGGTGGAGCAGCTCATGGCGCGCCGCCCGGACATGCGCCTGGTGAGCGCGCTGGACGGCACCCGCGGCATCGAGGCGGCCCGCGCCGCCCGGCCCGACGTGATCCTGATGGACATCAACCTGCCCGGCCTGAGCGGGCTGCAGGTGCTGCGGATCCTGCAGGACGACCCGGTGACGGCCCACATCCCGGTGCTGGCCATCTCCGCCAACGCCATGCCGGCCGACATCAAGAAGGGGCTGGACGCGGGGTTCCTGCGCTACCTCACCAAGCCCATCAAGCTGGCCGAGTTCCTGGAGGCCATGGACGCGGCGCTCGTGGGCGCGACGGCGGGGCCCGGCGCGGGCGCCGCGGGGGCCCGGCTGCCGTGA
- a CDS encoding response regulator codes for MINPADILHGKILIVDDQPVNVLLLEQMLRGAGYDAVSSTTDPAKVCELHLVNRYDLILLDLQMPGMDGFQVMENLKEIEAGGYLPVLVITAQPAHKLRALKAGARDFVSKPFDLAEVLLRVHNLLEIRLFHLETRTLYERVVAEQRVSERLLRNVLPESIAARLQRPPSAADAASVAAAGLVTASYAEVTVLFADIVEFTRFAEGASAAVLVGVLGDLAARAEGLAGEAPPPRDTTLGDAYLAAVGQPGPVADHSLQAAKAALDLFAALDRFNQHSRYQLKVRIGLAVGPEAGAAPAAEQHFEL; via the coding sequence GTGATCAACCCCGCCGACATCCTGCACGGCAAGATCCTGATCGTGGACGACCAGCCGGTCAACGTCCTGCTGCTGGAGCAGATGCTGCGCGGCGCGGGGTACGACGCCGTCAGCTCCACCACCGACCCCGCCAAGGTGTGCGAGCTGCACCTGGTCAACCGCTACGACCTGATCCTGCTCGACCTGCAGATGCCCGGCATGGACGGCTTCCAGGTGATGGAGAACCTGAAGGAGATCGAGGCCGGCGGCTACCTGCCGGTGCTGGTGATCACGGCCCAGCCGGCCCACAAGCTGCGCGCGCTCAAGGCCGGCGCCCGGGACTTCGTCAGCAAGCCGTTCGACCTGGCCGAGGTGCTGCTCAGGGTCCACAACCTGCTCGAGATCCGGCTGTTCCACCTGGAGACCAGGACCCTCTACGAGCGGGTGGTGGCGGAGCAGCGGGTGTCGGAGCGGCTGCTCCGCAACGTGCTGCCGGAGTCGATCGCGGCCCGGCTGCAGCGCCCCCCCTCGGCCGCCGACGCCGCCTCGGTGGCCGCCGCCGGCCTGGTCACCGCCAGCTACGCGGAGGTGACGGTGCTGTTCGCCGACATCGTGGAGTTCACCCGCTTCGCCGAGGGGGCCAGCGCCGCGGTGCTGGTGGGCGTCCTCGGCGACCTGGCCGCCCGCGCCGAGGGGCTGGCGGGGGAGGCGCCCCCGCCGCGGGACACGACCCTGGGCGACGCCTACCTGGCGGCGGTGGGGCAGCCTGGGCCGGTGGCGGACCACTCGCTCCAGGCGGCCAAGGCGGCGCTGGATCTCTTCGCGGCCCTGGACCGGTTCAACCAGCACAGCCGCTACCAGCTGAAGGTCCGCATCGGCCTGGCGGTCGGTCCCGAGGCCGGGGCCGCGCCTGCCGCCGAGCAGCACTTCGAGCTGTAG
- a CDS encoding DUF3494 domain-containing protein: MDPATISVTSFTVTTGTPAVAVDGTVTYASSTAVFLPAAPLALGGVFTATVTTAAKNPAGAALAAQRSWTFGTGDAALPGLAVNLGAAGGFAILAKSGISSVPTSAVTGNLGVSPAAATAITGFSLTADATNVFATSPQVIGQVFAANYAAPTPATLTAAIGDMELAFADAAGRAPGVTELGAGNVGGLTLAPGVYKWGTGLLIPTDVTLNGSATDVWVFQIAQDLTVSGGAKVLLTGGALARNVFWQVAGLVDFGVGAHGEGVVLTQTAVTLRTGASFNGRLLAQTAVTLDAATVVAPAP, encoded by the coding sequence ATGGACCCCGCCACCATCTCGGTGACCTCCTTCACCGTCACCACCGGGACCCCGGCCGTCGCGGTCGACGGCACGGTGACCTACGCCAGCTCCACGGCGGTGTTCCTCCCCGCCGCGCCGCTGGCGCTCGGCGGCGTCTTCACGGCCACCGTCACCACCGCGGCCAAGAACCCGGCCGGCGCGGCCCTGGCCGCCCAGCGCAGCTGGACCTTCGGCACCGGTGACGCCGCCCTGCCTGGCCTGGCGGTGAACCTCGGCGCGGCCGGCGGCTTCGCCATCCTGGCCAAGAGCGGCATCTCCTCGGTGCCCACCTCCGCCGTCACCGGCAACCTCGGGGTCAGCCCCGCCGCCGCCACCGCCATCACCGGCTTCTCGCTCACCGCCGACGCCACCAACGTGTTCGCGACGTCGCCCCAGGTGATCGGCCAGGTCTTCGCGGCCAACTACGCCGCGCCGACGCCCGCCACCCTGACCGCCGCCATCGGCGACATGGAGCTGGCCTTCGCCGACGCCGCCGGCCGCGCCCCGGGCGTCACCGAGCTGGGCGCCGGCAACGTCGGCGGCCTGACCCTGGCCCCCGGCGTCTACAAGTGGGGCACCGGCCTCCTCATCCCCACCGACGTCACCCTGAACGGCTCCGCCACCGACGTCTGGGTCTTCCAGATCGCCCAGGACCTCACGGTGAGCGGCGGCGCCAAGGTCCTGCTGACCGGCGGCGCCCTGGCCCGCAACGTCTTCTGGCAGGTGGCCGGCCTGGTGGACTTTGGCGTGGGCGCCCACGGCGAGGGCGTCGTGCTGACCCAGACCGCGGTCACGCTGCGCACCGGCGCCTCCTTCAACGGCCGCCTGCTGGCCCAGACGGCGGTCACCCTCGACGCCGCCACGGTGGTCGCGCCCGCCCCGTAG
- a CDS encoding sigma-54-dependent Fis family transcriptional regulator — MRADELDHDELLELDPGGGAIRFAGQRALLLDAVAMGLLRKYLVENFGLTAARTVLTQFGFAHGWRMAEAMKSEFTWDTEADWSAAGTRIHALEGLFRVEAGSGGTLAAEGLVLGASYEAEQHLLHFGRADEAACWTIAGLTSGYRSRCAGAEIYVLEDRCLGKGDAACHLYGRTREQWGEERAEELRFYAPLRLQECLDVSLHRVTETLKAAERKLRERRQVLVREAPEVEEPLGLVARSPGMRLLVDLARRVARVDATVLITGESGSGKERVARLVHQESSRAAGPFIAVNCGAITESLLESELFGHARGAFTGATQDRPGLFEAANRGTLLLDEVGEVSPAMQVKLLRALQEREVRRVGENRSRPVDVRIVTATNRDLAQAVASGAFRQDLYYRLKVVELRVPALRERRDDVLPLARLLLAEASLRMKRPISGLAPAAADQLLRYQWPGNVRELENAMERAVALAEGSRVELVDLAEEIRQAVPLTLPTSGEVRPLEAVEKDYILAALALNGGNQTHTALQLGIGAVTLYRRLKSYGLVVGRGATKAGPGGPGGGCASPARLGPDSPLNGLVARPGITPAPPPARPPPGRAPRCAGPASRPARRPRGAAGWLPPGRSPRRRPPRRARRRRRPPPTPRRRCRGR; from the coding sequence ATGCGAGCCGACGAGCTGGATCACGACGAGCTGCTCGAGCTCGATCCGGGCGGGGGCGCCATCCGCTTCGCCGGACAGCGCGCGCTCCTGCTCGACGCCGTCGCCATGGGGCTCCTGCGCAAGTACCTGGTCGAGAACTTCGGGCTGACGGCGGCCCGCACCGTGCTCACCCAGTTCGGCTTCGCCCACGGCTGGCGCATGGCGGAGGCCATGAAGTCCGAGTTCACCTGGGACACCGAGGCGGACTGGTCCGCCGCCGGCACCCGCATCCACGCGCTGGAGGGGCTCTTCCGCGTCGAGGCGGGGAGCGGCGGCACCCTGGCCGCGGAGGGGCTGGTGCTGGGCGCCTCCTACGAGGCGGAGCAGCACCTGCTGCACTTCGGCCGCGCCGACGAGGCGGCCTGCTGGACCATCGCCGGGCTCACCAGCGGCTACCGCAGCCGCTGCGCCGGCGCCGAGATCTACGTGCTGGAGGATCGCTGCCTGGGCAAGGGCGACGCGGCCTGCCACCTCTACGGGCGGACCCGGGAGCAGTGGGGCGAGGAGCGCGCCGAGGAGCTGCGCTTCTACGCCCCGCTCCGGCTGCAGGAGTGCCTCGACGTCTCGCTGCACCGGGTCACCGAGACCTTGAAGGCGGCCGAGCGGAAGCTCCGGGAGCGCCGCCAGGTGCTGGTGCGGGAGGCGCCGGAGGTGGAGGAGCCCCTGGGGCTGGTGGCCCGGAGCCCCGGCATGCGGCTGCTGGTGGACCTGGCGCGCCGGGTGGCCAGGGTGGACGCCACCGTGCTCATCACCGGCGAGAGCGGCTCGGGCAAGGAGCGGGTGGCGCGGCTGGTCCACCAGGAGTCGTCCCGGGCCGCCGGGCCGTTCATCGCCGTCAACTGCGGCGCCATCACCGAGTCGCTGCTGGAGAGCGAGCTCTTCGGCCACGCCCGGGGCGCCTTCACCGGCGCCACCCAGGACCGGCCCGGCCTGTTCGAGGCGGCCAACCGCGGCACGCTGCTGCTCGACGAGGTCGGCGAGGTCTCGCCGGCCATGCAGGTGAAGCTGCTGCGGGCGCTGCAGGAGCGCGAGGTCCGGCGGGTCGGCGAGAACAGGAGCCGCCCGGTGGACGTGCGCATCGTCACCGCCACCAACCGCGACCTGGCGCAGGCCGTCGCCAGCGGGGCCTTCCGCCAGGACCTCTACTACCGGCTCAAGGTGGTGGAGCTGCGGGTGCCGGCGCTGCGCGAGCGGCGCGACGACGTCCTGCCGCTGGCCCGCCTGCTGCTGGCCGAGGCGTCGCTGCGCATGAAGCGCCCCATCTCCGGGCTGGCCCCGGCCGCGGCCGACCAGCTGCTGCGCTACCAGTGGCCCGGCAACGTGCGCGAGCTGGAGAACGCCATGGAGCGCGCCGTGGCGCTGGCCGAGGGGAGCCGGGTGGAGCTGGTGGACCTGGCGGAGGAGATCCGCCAGGCGGTGCCCCTGACCCTGCCCACCAGCGGCGAGGTGCGGCCGCTGGAGGCCGTCGAGAAGGACTACATCCTGGCGGCGCTGGCGCTGAACGGGGGGAACCAGACCCACACCGCCCTGCAGCTCGGCATCGGCGCGGTGACGCTGTACCGCAGGCTCAAGAGCTACGGCCTGGTGGTGGGCCGCGGCGCGACGAAGGCCGGCCCGGGCGGGCCGGGCGGTGGGTGCGCCTCGCCCGCCCGCCTCGGGCCGGACAGCCCCCTGAACGGCCTCGTCGCCCGGCCCGGGATCACTCCTGCCCCGCCACCAGCCCGTCCTCCGCCGGGCCGCGCTCCTCGGTGCGCTGGGCCAGCGAGCCGGCCAGCGCGCCGGCCTCGAGGCGCAGCAGGGTGGCTTCCGCCAGGGCGCTCACCGAGGCGCCGGCCGCCGCGCCGAGCCCGCAGAAGACGACGGCCACCGCCGACACCGCGGAGACGATGCCGAGGGCGATGA
- a CDS encoding RluA family pseudouridine synthase → MNHGHTYQEQIGREGAGRAVLAHLAASFGHAGPEEWRARIAAGQVRLDGAATTAETTLRAGQWLAWDRPPWIEPPAPCDAAVLHEDALLLAVAKPRGLPTMPGGGLYLEHTLLTVVRRRAPEASPMHRLGRDTSGVVLFARTAAAARIVQAAFRGRQVEKTYLALCSGHPATGDFTVEAPIGEVAHPLLGTVHAAAPDGRPSRSHVRVLERRGGGGAPPEALVEVQIETGRPHQIRIHLAFAGHPLVGDPLYGPGGVPRPGSQALPGDPGYLLHAARLALDHPEGGRRLVVECAPPPALRRGRPS, encoded by the coding sequence ATGAACCACGGCCACACCTACCAGGAGCAGATCGGCCGCGAGGGCGCCGGGCGCGCCGTGCTGGCGCACCTGGCCGCCAGCTTCGGGCACGCCGGTCCGGAGGAGTGGCGGGCGCGCATCGCCGCGGGGCAGGTGCGGCTGGACGGCGCGGCCACCACCGCCGAGACCACGCTGCGCGCCGGCCAGTGGCTGGCCTGGGACCGGCCACCCTGGATCGAGCCGCCGGCGCCCTGCGACGCCGCGGTGCTCCACGAGGACGCGCTGCTCCTGGCGGTGGCCAAGCCGCGCGGGCTGCCCACCATGCCGGGCGGCGGCCTCTACCTCGAGCACACCCTGCTGACGGTGGTGCGCCGCCGCGCCCCCGAGGCCAGCCCCATGCACCGGCTGGGGCGGGACACCTCCGGCGTGGTGCTCTTCGCGCGGACCGCGGCGGCCGCCCGGATCGTGCAGGCGGCCTTCCGGGGGCGCCAGGTGGAGAAGACCTACCTCGCCCTCTGCTCCGGCCACCCGGCCACCGGGGACTTCACCGTGGAGGCGCCCATCGGCGAGGTGGCGCACCCGCTCCTCGGCACGGTGCACGCCGCAGCGCCCGACGGCCGGCCCTCCAGGAGCCACGTGCGGGTGCTGGAGCGGCGCGGCGGCGGGGGCGCTCCGCCCGAGGCGCTGGTGGAGGTGCAGATCGAGACCGGCCGGCCGCACCAGATCCGGATCCACCTGGCCTTCGCCGGGCACCCGCTGGTGGGTGACCCGCTCTACGGCCCCGGCGGCGTGCCGCGGCCCGGCAGCCAGGCCCTGCCCGGCGATCCCGGCTACCTGCTCCACGCCGCCCGACTGGCCCTCGACCACCCGGAGGGCGGCCGGCGGCTGGTGGTCGAGTGCGCCCCGCCCCCGGCGCTGCGCCGGGGCCGTCCGTCCTGA